One genomic window of Actinoalloteichus hoggarensis includes the following:
- a CDS encoding S8 family serine peptidase: MSGILTSARRSRRLPAGSRGAPGLVLGAVAALFMAGAAPSVAQQSSADDDRAPIDADVLRVLREEGAGDVWIVLEDRADLSEASATADWAERGHAVVDALRGTAEQSQAEAVALLTDAGADFTPYWISNRVLVRSASESLADSISRVPGVDRISLPTTLEIPGPIDQPAAEKAVDGIEWGIDSINADDVWADYGFTGEGIVIGAVDTGVEFDHPALVDAYRGNLGNGGFDHDHNWFDPTSTCGSPAAVPCDNHGHGTHVTGTMIGDDGAGNQIGVAPGARWISAKGCEGGTGCSESALLGATQWMLAPTDTEGRNPRPDLRPHIVNNSWGVPNGPAVDPTFDEVIAAWNASGIFALFSNGNSGPGCDTIDSPADSVLAYGVGAHSVNNTIANSSGRGPGADGTIRPSITAPGVSVRSALPGALYGAASGTSMAAPHVAGSVALLWSAAPSLIGDVEATRALLDTTAVPVDDTSCGGTPADNNVWGKGRLDVLAAVDAAPRGDAGILTGTVTDSTTGEPVAAARVAVSGPQNRAVVAAADGTFTLMLPVGEYAVTGNVFGYAEHGASAAVLADETATVTLALTALPTHAVSGRISDAGGTGLAGVEVVFGDGELPSSTTDAGGDFVFDAVPVGTHRLAAQGSGCAEPQVGDAVVANGDTIVDFALADVTDAYGNFCRVQDGAFLAGDTRLALSGDDASETVALPFPITFYGQHYEQGFVATNGFLSFVSAATESQNTALPSALLPNGAVYPFWDDLIVDETGGILTGVSGVEGERVFVVEWRDVLLADSAARITFSVAFHEAGGLTFGYADLPADEPGALGGSATVGIENFRGGDALQYSFDRPVLAAGTSIRFHEPGGAAPEPRAAGQG; encoded by the coding sequence GTGTCTGGAATTCTCACCTCGGCACGAAGATCACGGCGTCTCCCGGCGGGATCTCGCGGCGCCCCCGGCCTGGTGCTCGGCGCGGTGGCCGCGTTGTTCATGGCCGGTGCCGCGCCGTCGGTCGCACAGCAGTCCTCAGCTGACGACGATCGTGCGCCGATCGACGCCGACGTGCTCCGCGTCCTGCGAGAGGAGGGCGCGGGCGATGTCTGGATCGTCCTGGAAGATCGGGCGGACCTGTCCGAGGCCTCGGCGACGGCCGACTGGGCCGAGCGCGGCCACGCCGTCGTCGACGCCCTGCGCGGCACCGCCGAACAGAGCCAGGCCGAGGCGGTCGCGCTGCTCACGGACGCAGGCGCCGACTTCACGCCGTACTGGATCTCCAACCGCGTCCTCGTCCGATCCGCGTCCGAGTCGTTGGCCGACTCGATCAGCCGAGTGCCCGGCGTCGACCGGATCTCGTTGCCGACCACGCTGGAGATCCCGGGGCCGATCGACCAGCCCGCGGCGGAGAAGGCCGTCGACGGAATCGAATGGGGCATCGACTCGATCAACGCCGACGACGTCTGGGCGGACTACGGCTTCACCGGCGAGGGCATCGTGATCGGCGCCGTCGACACCGGCGTCGAGTTCGACCATCCGGCGCTGGTCGACGCCTATCGGGGCAACCTCGGCAACGGCGGCTTCGACCACGACCACAACTGGTTCGACCCCACGAGCACCTGCGGTTCGCCTGCCGCCGTCCCGTGCGACAACCACGGCCACGGCACCCATGTCACTGGCACCATGATCGGCGACGACGGCGCGGGCAACCAGATCGGCGTGGCACCCGGCGCGCGGTGGATCTCCGCCAAGGGCTGTGAGGGCGGCACGGGCTGTTCGGAGAGCGCGTTGCTCGGCGCCACCCAGTGGATGCTGGCCCCGACCGACACCGAAGGCCGGAATCCGCGCCCCGATCTCCGGCCGCACATCGTCAACAACTCCTGGGGAGTGCCCAACGGGCCTGCCGTCGACCCCACCTTCGACGAGGTCATCGCCGCCTGGAACGCCTCCGGGATCTTCGCCCTGTTCTCCAACGGCAACTCCGGCCCCGGCTGCGACACCATCGACTCACCGGCCGATTCGGTGCTGGCCTACGGCGTCGGCGCGCACTCGGTGAACAACACCATCGCGAACTCCTCCGGCCGAGGGCCCGGTGCGGACGGCACGATCCGGCCGAGCATCACCGCGCCCGGTGTGAGCGTCCGGTCCGCCCTGCCCGGCGCGCTCTACGGCGCCGCCAGCGGCACCTCGATGGCCGCCCCGCACGTCGCGGGCTCGGTGGCCCTGCTCTGGTCGGCCGCGCCGAGCCTGATCGGCGACGTCGAGGCGACCCGAGCCCTGCTGGACACCACCGCCGTCCCCGTCGACGACACCAGCTGCGGCGGGACCCCGGCGGACAACAACGTGTGGGGCAAGGGCAGGCTCGACGTCCTGGCCGCCGTGGACGCCGCGCCGCGCGGTGACGCGGGCATCCTGACCGGCACCGTCACCGACTCGACCACCGGGGAACCTGTCGCCGCCGCCAGGGTCGCGGTGTCCGGCCCGCAGAACCGGGCCGTGGTCGCCGCGGCGGACGGCACCTTCACATTGATGCTGCCGGTCGGCGAGTACGCGGTGACCGGCAACGTCTTCGGCTACGCCGAGCACGGGGCGTCGGCCGCCGTCCTCGCCGACGAGACGGCGACGGTCACCCTGGCACTGACGGCCCTGCCGACCCACGCCGTGTCCGGCCGGATCTCCGACGCGGGGGGCACCGGGCTGGCCGGCGTCGAGGTGGTCTTCGGCGATGGCGAGCTGCCCTCGTCGACCACCGACGCAGGGGGCGACTTCGTGTTCGACGCCGTCCCGGTGGGCACGCATCGGCTTGCGGCCCAGGGCTCCGGCTGCGCCGAGCCGCAGGTCGGGGACGCGGTGGTCGCGAACGGCGACACGATCGTCGACTTCGCCCTCGCCGATGTCACCGACGCCTACGGCAACTTCTGCCGCGTCCAGGACGGCGCCTTCCTCGCCGGGGACACCCGCCTGGCGTTGAGCGGCGACGACGCCTCGGAGACGGTCGCCCTGCCCTTCCCGATCACCTTCTACGGGCAGCACTACGAGCAGGGGTTCGTCGCGACCAACGGCTTCCTCAGCTTCGTCTCGGCCGCCACCGAGTCGCAGAACACCGCGCTGCCCAGCGCGCTGCTGCCCAACGGCGCCGTCTACCCGTTCTGGGACGACCTGATCGTCGACGAGACGGGCGGAATTCTCACCGGGGTGTCCGGTGTAGAGGGCGAGCGGGTGTTCGTGGTGGAGTGGCGAGACGTCCTCCTGGCCGATTCGGCGGCGCGGATCACCTTCTCCGTCGCCTTCCACGAGGCAGGCGGCCTGACGTTCGGCTACGCGGACCTGCCCGCCGACGAGCCCGGCGCGCTCGGCGGCTCGGCCACGGTGGGCATCGAGAACTTCCGGGGCGGCGACGCCTTGCAGTACTCCTTCGACCGGCCGGTGCTCGCGGCCGGGACGTCGATCCGGTTCCACGAGCCCGGCGGCGCCGCTCCCGAACCGAGGGCGGCCGGCCAGGGGTGA